In a single window of the Caulobacter soli genome:
- a CDS encoding 3-keto-disaccharide hydrolase has translation MLKALAITLALAAAAPALAATPPLALTDIPRPAGPAATLFNGRDLNDWDAWLGYADPALTYTRPAVAPIGVNAQSADIFKVVIEDGRPALYVSGKTWGSLVREGDFHDYHLRLQYKWGKGRWAPREAQAPNNGLLYHSHGAPGAVWGTWSQAVEFEIMTGSIGMVVPVGEAIRATTTAVDDPALIDPKLRFSPAGRVQTVQGGTKNWNVEAYADAEKPAGQWNTLDLYVLGDRSIHVVNGVPVMEVRDLKAGDAPLTHGAIQLQSEGAETFFRDIVLEPITSLPKVK, from the coding sequence ATGCTCAAGGCCCTGGCCATCACCCTGGCGCTGGCCGCCGCCGCGCCCGCCCTCGCCGCCACGCCGCCCCTGGCCCTGACCGACATCCCCAGGCCCGCCGGCCCGGCGGCCACGCTGTTCAATGGTCGGGACCTGAACGACTGGGACGCCTGGCTGGGCTACGCCGATCCGGCCCTGACCTATACCCGTCCCGCCGTCGCGCCGATCGGCGTGAACGCCCAGAGCGCCGACATCTTCAAGGTAGTGATCGAGGACGGCCGCCCCGCCCTTTACGTCAGCGGCAAGACCTGGGGCAGCCTGGTCCGCGAGGGCGACTTCCACGACTACCACCTCCGTCTGCAGTACAAGTGGGGCAAGGGCCGCTGGGCGCCCCGCGAGGCCCAGGCGCCCAACAACGGCCTGCTCTACCACTCGCACGGCGCGCCCGGCGCGGTGTGGGGCACCTGGAGCCAAGCGGTCGAGTTCGAGATCATGACCGGCTCGATCGGCATGGTCGTGCCGGTGGGCGAGGCGATCCGCGCCACGACCACGGCCGTCGACGACCCCGCCCTGATCGATCCCAAGCTGCGGTTCTCGCCCGCCGGCCGCGTCCAGACCGTGCAGGGCGGCACGAAAAACTGGAACGTCGAGGCCTATGCCGACGCCGAGAAACCGGCCGGCCAATGGAACACCCTGGACCTCTACGTGCTGGGCGATCGCTCCATCCACGTGGTCAACGGCGTGCCGGTCATGGAGGTCCGCGACCTCAAGGCCGGCGACGCGCCTCTCACCCACGGCGCGATCCAGCTGCAGTCGGAAGGCGCCGAGACCTTCTTCCGCGACATCGTGCTGGAGCCGATCACGAGCCTGCCGAAGGTGAAATAA
- a CDS encoding SIMPL domain-containing protein, translating to MTALINRTATLALAAALLTGAAALPAYADTADAAFRATTLNLSASGESKVTPDLATITLGVQTDGATAAGALSANAAQMTKVVAALKKAGIADRDIQTSNLSVNPQYVYEQNQPPKLNGYQASNQVTIQVRDLAKLGQTVDATVNAGATNVGGISFGLQNPQAAEDAARVDAVKALQAKADLYARATGYKIVRLVSLGEGGGYTPSPPPMPMYAMAKMERADSSPVSAGELKVRVDVSATYELVK from the coding sequence ATGACCGCCCTGATCAATCGCACGGCCACCCTCGCCCTGGCCGCCGCCCTGCTGACCGGCGCGGCCGCCCTGCCCGCCTATGCCGACACCGCCGACGCGGCCTTCCGCGCCACGACGCTGAACCTCTCGGCCTCCGGCGAGAGCAAGGTCACGCCCGACCTGGCGACCATCACCCTGGGCGTCCAGACCGACGGCGCGACCGCCGCCGGCGCGCTGAGCGCCAACGCCGCCCAGATGACCAAGGTCGTCGCGGCGCTGAAGAAGGCCGGGATCGCCGACCGCGACATCCAGACCTCGAACCTCAGCGTCAATCCGCAATATGTCTACGAGCAGAACCAGCCGCCCAAGCTGAACGGCTACCAGGCCAGCAACCAGGTGACGATCCAGGTGCGCGACCTGGCCAAGCTGGGCCAGACGGTCGACGCCACGGTCAACGCCGGGGCCACCAATGTGGGCGGCATCAGTTTCGGCCTGCAGAACCCGCAGGCGGCCGAGGACGCCGCGCGCGTCGATGCGGTCAAGGCCCTGCAGGCCAAGGCCGACCTCTACGCCCGGGCCACCGGCTACAAGATCGTCCGCCTGGTCAGCTTGGGCGAAGGCGGCGGCTACACCCCCTCGCCGCCCCCGATGCCGATGTACGCCATGGCCAAGATGGAACGCGCCGACTCCAGCCCGGTCTCTGCCGGCGAGCTGAAGGTGCGGGTCGACGTGTCGGCGACGTACGAGCTGGTGAAGTAG
- a CDS encoding O-antigen ligase family protein, with protein MTATPSIEPPVPEGVSARRTPWLTGVAIFVVVMTPLLAYLAPLGFAPLLALAGLLALPGLKPSRAAAPPLLILLALALWAAVSMAWSPDAVDVSKLKGYGDIESLTGLKLFLQLATYGAAVVALRGLSDAGARRAATILAYGMLGLIVVATLDSLSGAAVYQKLHLLTGKAIRPDFAMIKVSMSTYILALMFWPAALTLSRQSRSLLIWLMAIGLIVTSVVCSADACILALLAGGLVWLCVRLFGGTAAKVLVGLVAAPFVLAPLAVLVGVETGAIAKLHALVPPSWDARLNIWTFAADHVQNHPFRGWGLDASRTFGSAIPLHTHNAQLQLWLELGAIGAALAGVFFCWMAYEVVRLAERSREEAAMAAGALVSYLVIGALSFGVWQEWWLALGALTLIACDLARAVDQSDERGWMDLPRWGDISASVAMILPFGRG; from the coding sequence ATGACCGCGACGCCGTCGATCGAGCCGCCGGTTCCAGAGGGCGTGTCGGCGCGGCGCACGCCTTGGCTGACCGGCGTGGCGATCTTCGTGGTCGTGATGACGCCGCTGCTGGCCTATCTGGCGCCGCTGGGCTTCGCGCCGCTGCTGGCCCTGGCGGGGCTGCTGGCCTTGCCCGGCCTGAAGCCGAGCCGCGCCGCCGCGCCGCCCTTGCTGATCCTGCTGGCCCTGGCCCTGTGGGCGGCGGTGAGCATGGCCTGGAGCCCGGACGCGGTCGACGTCTCCAAGCTCAAGGGCTATGGCGACATCGAAAGCCTGACCGGCCTGAAGCTGTTCCTGCAACTGGCGACCTATGGCGCGGCGGTGGTGGCCTTGCGCGGCCTGTCCGACGCCGGCGCGCGGCGCGCGGCGACGATCCTGGCCTACGGCATGCTGGGGCTGATCGTCGTCGCGACGCTGGACTCCCTGAGCGGCGCGGCGGTCTATCAGAAACTGCACCTCCTGACCGGCAAGGCGATCCGGCCCGACTTCGCAATGATCAAGGTCTCGATGTCGACCTACATCCTGGCGCTGATGTTCTGGCCCGCGGCTCTGACGTTGTCGCGACAGTCTCGCTCCCTTCTGATCTGGTTGATGGCCATCGGGCTGATCGTGACCTCGGTGGTCTGCAGCGCCGACGCGTGCATTCTGGCCCTGCTGGCGGGCGGGCTGGTCTGGTTGTGCGTGCGCTTGTTCGGAGGAACCGCGGCCAAGGTGCTGGTGGGGCTGGTGGCCGCGCCGTTCGTCCTGGCGCCCCTGGCCGTGCTGGTCGGGGTCGAGACCGGCGCGATCGCCAAGCTGCACGCCCTGGTCCCGCCGTCCTGGGACGCAAGGCTGAACATCTGGACCTTCGCCGCCGACCACGTTCAGAACCATCCGTTCCGGGGCTGGGGCCTGGACGCCAGCCGCACCTTCGGTTCGGCCATCCCGCTGCACACGCACAATGCCCAGCTTCAACTGTGGCTGGAGCTGGGGGCGATCGGCGCGGCTCTGGCGGGCGTGTTCTTCTGCTGGATGGCCTACGAGGTCGTGCGGCTGGCCGAGCGGTCGCGGGAAGAGGCGGCGATGGCGGCTGGAGCTCTGGTCAGCTATCTGGTGATCGGGGCCTTGAGCTTCGGGGTTTGGCAGGAGTGGTGGCTGGCCCTGGGCGCGCTGACCCTCATCGCATGCGATCTGGCGCGAGCCGTGGATCAATCCGATGAGCGCGGTTGGATGGACTTGCCCCGTTGGGGCGATATTTCAGCCTCCGTTGCAATGATTTTGCCTTTTGGCCGCGGTTGA
- a CDS encoding long-chain-acyl-CoA synthetase, giving the protein MSLPARLKRELKFLKGLSRTLKRVKSIAPDSPNLICDDLEAAVDKWRDSQAIVFEGKSVTYAELDGIANRYAHWAKGQGITRGQTVALFMPNRLEYLAIWYGLSKVGVATALINNQLTGPALAHCLNISQALHCIVDPETSPCFEQVKGTLERHVQQWVLGPAHGDQRDLANALKSCSQLRPDRLTARNGLTARDTALYIFTSGTTGLPKAARITHMRAQLYMRGFAGSTDARATDRIYVTLPLYHATGGLCAMGAALLNGGAVVLRKKFSASAFWDDIVANNCTMFVYIGELCRYLANHPETPNEHAHKIRLIFGNGLRPDVWDVMLDRFRVGGVLEFYGATEGNVSLFNFDGRRGAIGRVPGYLRKKFNIRIVKFDVETETPVRGPNGCCIEAAPGEVGECIGHIASDARSNFTGYADKAATEKKILHDVFDKGDAWFRTGDLMRSDGDGYLYFVDRIGDTFRWKGENVATSEVSERLSAVDGVKEVNVYGVPVGELDGKAGMASLVVGPEFEIGTLADYVDRELPAYARPIFVRLQPEIETTGTFKYRKIDLVQEGFDPTKIKDPLYFRDPGKGYVKLTKAVHAKILAGGYKL; this is encoded by the coding sequence ATGAGTTTGCCGGCAAGGTTGAAACGCGAGTTGAAGTTCCTGAAGGGACTCTCGCGCACGCTCAAGCGCGTGAAATCCATCGCGCCGGACAGCCCCAACCTGATCTGTGACGATCTGGAAGCGGCCGTCGACAAGTGGCGCGACAGCCAGGCCATCGTCTTCGAAGGCAAGTCGGTGACCTATGCCGAGCTGGACGGCATCGCCAACCGCTACGCGCACTGGGCCAAGGGGCAGGGGATCACGCGCGGCCAGACCGTCGCCCTGTTCATGCCCAACCGCTTGGAATACCTGGCGATCTGGTACGGCCTGTCGAAGGTCGGCGTGGCCACGGCCCTGATCAACAACCAACTGACCGGCCCGGCCTTGGCCCACTGCCTGAACATCTCCCAGGCCCTGCACTGCATCGTCGACCCCGAGACCTCGCCCTGTTTCGAGCAGGTGAAGGGCACGCTGGAGCGCCACGTCCAGCAATGGGTGCTGGGGCCGGCCCATGGCGACCAGCGCGACCTGGCCAACGCCCTGAAGAGCTGCAGCCAATTGCGTCCCGATCGCCTGACCGCCCGCAATGGCCTGACGGCGCGCGACACCGCCCTCTACATCTTCACCAGCGGCACCACGGGCCTGCCCAAGGCCGCGCGCATCACCCACATGCGCGCGCAGCTCTACATGCGCGGCTTCGCCGGCTCGACGGACGCGCGGGCCACCGACCGCATCTATGTGACCCTGCCGCTCTACCACGCCACCGGCGGCCTCTGCGCCATGGGCGCGGCCCTGCTGAACGGCGGGGCGGTGGTGCTGCGCAAGAAGTTCTCGGCCAGCGCCTTCTGGGACGACATCGTCGCCAACAACTGCACGATGTTCGTTTATATCGGCGAGCTGTGCCGCTACCTGGCCAACCATCCCGAAACACCCAACGAGCACGCCCACAAGATCCGTCTGATCTTCGGCAACGGCCTGCGCCCGGACGTCTGGGACGTGATGCTGGACCGCTTCCGGGTCGGCGGGGTGCTGGAGTTCTACGGCGCGACCGAGGGCAACGTCTCGCTGTTCAACTTCGACGGCCGGCGCGGCGCGATCGGCCGGGTGCCGGGCTATCTGCGCAAGAAGTTCAACATCCGCATCGTCAAGTTCGACGTCGAGACCGAGACCCCGGTGCGCGGCCCCAACGGCTGCTGCATCGAGGCCGCGCCCGGCGAGGTCGGCGAGTGCATCGGCCACATCGCCAGCGACGCCCGCTCCAATTTCACCGGCTACGCCGACAAGGCCGCCACCGAGAAGAAGATCCTGCACGACGTCTTCGACAAGGGCGACGCCTGGTTCCGCACCGGCGACCTGATGCGCTCGGACGGCGACGGCTATCTCTATTTCGTCGACCGCATCGGCGACACCTTCCGCTGGAAGGGCGAGAACGTCGCCACCAGCGAGGTGTCGGAACGCCTGTCGGCGGTGGACGGCGTCAAGGAAGTCAATGTCTACGGCGTGCCAGTGGGCGAGCTGGACGGCAAGGCGGGCATGGCCTCGCTGGTTGTCGGGCCCGAGTTCGAGATCGGGACCCTGGCCGACTATGTCGACCGCGAGCTGCCCGCTTACGCCCGCCCGATCTTCGTGCGCCTGCAGCCCGAGATCGAGACCACCGGCACTTTCAAATACCGCAAGATCGACCTGGTCCAGGAAGGCTTCGACCCGACCAAGATCAAGGATCCGCTGTATTTCCGCGATCCGGGCAAGGGCTATGTGAAGCTGACCAAGGCCGTGCACGCCAAGATCCTGGCGGGCGGCTACAAGCTGTAG
- a CDS encoding class II 3-deoxy-7-phosphoheptulonate synthase — MTSRWTPSSWRAMPAKHVPTDYPDAGAVDRVEQTLRQMPPLVFAGEARRLKTALGEVAEGRAFLLQGGDCAESFKEFHADNIRDTFRLILQMAVVLTFAGGKPVVKVGRIAGQFAKPRSEPIETIGDVTLPSYRGDNINGMDFTPEDRIPDPDRLLRAYGQSAATLNLLRAFASGGYADLYNIHRWTLGFVGDSPQGARYRELSEKISEALTFMAAVGVTPETQPDLRRVEFFTSHEALLLGFEEAMTRVDSTSGDWYDTSAHLLWIGERTRQLDGAHIEFMRGVKNPIGLKCGPTMEGDDLLRLIDVLNPANEPGRLTLYGRFGSDKIADRLPRLMKATKAAGRSVVWATDPMHGNTLKASTGYKTRPFDRILSEVKSFVEIAHSEGVHPGGVHLEMTGQNVTECLGGARAVSETDLADRYHTHCDPRLNGEQALELAFLVAEKLKSARDDQRRLAAG; from the coding sequence ATGACCAGCCGTTGGACCCCGTCGTCGTGGAGAGCCATGCCTGCGAAACACGTCCCGACCGACTACCCGGATGCGGGAGCGGTGGATCGTGTGGAACAGACTCTTCGCCAGATGCCCCCGCTGGTGTTCGCCGGTGAAGCCCGCCGTCTGAAGACCGCGTTGGGCGAGGTGGCCGAGGGCCGCGCTTTCCTGCTGCAAGGCGGCGACTGCGCCGAGAGCTTCAAGGAATTCCACGCGGACAACATCCGCGACACCTTCCGCCTGATCCTGCAGATGGCGGTGGTGCTGACCTTCGCCGGCGGCAAGCCGGTGGTGAAGGTGGGCCGCATCGCCGGCCAGTTCGCCAAGCCGCGCTCGGAACCGATCGAGACGATCGGCGACGTGACCCTGCCGTCCTACCGGGGCGACAACATCAACGGCATGGACTTCACGCCGGAAGATCGCATCCCCGATCCGGACCGCCTGCTGCGCGCCTATGGCCAGTCGGCCGCGACCTTGAACCTGCTGCGCGCCTTCGCCAGCGGCGGCTATGCCGACCTCTACAACATCCATCGCTGGACGCTGGGCTTCGTGGGCGACAGCCCGCAGGGCGCGCGCTACCGCGAGCTGTCGGAAAAGATCAGCGAAGCCCTGACCTTCATGGCGGCGGTCGGCGTGACGCCGGAAACCCAGCCCGACCTGCGCCGCGTCGAGTTCTTCACCAGCCACGAGGCCCTGTTGCTGGGCTTCGAGGAAGCCATGACCCGGGTGGATAGCACCTCGGGCGACTGGTACGACACCAGCGCCCACCTGCTGTGGATCGGCGAGCGCACCCGCCAGCTGGACGGCGCCCATATCGAGTTCATGCGCGGCGTGAAGAACCCGATCGGCCTGAAGTGCGGCCCGACCATGGAAGGCGACGATCTTCTGCGCCTGATCGACGTGCTCAACCCGGCCAATGAACCGGGCCGCCTGACCCTGTACGGCCGCTTCGGCTCCGACAAGATCGCCGACCGCCTGCCGCGCCTGATGAAGGCGACCAAGGCCGCCGGCCGCTCGGTGGTTTGGGCCACCGACCCGATGCACGGCAACACGCTGAAGGCCTCGACCGGCTACAAGACCCGGCCGTTCGACCGCATCCTCTCGGAAGTGAAGTCGTTCGTGGAGATCGCTCACTCGGAAGGCGTGCACCCCGGCGGCGTTCACCTGGAAATGACCGGCCAGAACGTCACCGAGTGCCTGGGCGGCGCCCGCGCCGTGTCGGAAACCGACTTGGCCGATCGCTACCACACCCATTGCGACCCGCGTCTGAACGGCGAGCAGGCCCTGGAGCTGGCGTTCCTGGTGGCCGAGAAGCTGAAGTCGGCGCGCGACGACCAGCGTCGCCTGGCGGCTGGATAA
- a CDS encoding retroviral-like aspartic protease family protein, with protein sequence MDSPIVRRRALAGLLALTASPVLARTLPDPPQTEKTAPLGYVRRLTVQVRINDRGPYAFLIDTGANASVISSELATLLDLPAGTPVNLHGIAGSERVETVVATSVAVGRRVRRDLTLSVLPGRFIQAPGILGLDWLGAQGLVLDFSRDEMRLGSIAPRTDESTVSVPVRATRSGLHLIEASVSGAATLAFLDTGSTTTVGNMALMRQAIRRQAISADWADIELQSLTGQTIVGRLAALKTVSLGKVNLRNLPVVFGPVHTFDYWGLSDRPAILIGIDVLNAFESVALDFTRGQVHFRLPSA encoded by the coding sequence GTGGACAGTCCCATCGTTCGCCGGCGGGCCTTGGCCGGCTTGCTCGCCTTGACCGCATCGCCGGTCCTGGCCCGTACGCTTCCCGATCCTCCGCAGACGGAAAAGACCGCCCCGCTGGGCTATGTGCGCCGCCTGACGGTGCAGGTCCGGATCAACGACCGCGGGCCGTACGCGTTCCTGATCGACACCGGGGCCAACGCCTCGGTGATTTCCAGCGAATTGGCGACGCTGCTGGATCTGCCGGCTGGAACCCCCGTCAACCTGCACGGCATAGCCGGGTCCGAAAGGGTGGAGACGGTCGTCGCGACGTCGGTGGCCGTGGGGCGGCGGGTGCGCAGGGACCTGACGCTTTCGGTCCTGCCGGGCCGCTTCATCCAGGCGCCGGGCATCTTGGGGCTGGATTGGCTGGGTGCGCAGGGCTTGGTGCTCGACTTCTCGCGCGACGAGATGCGGCTGGGCTCGATCGCGCCGCGCACCGACGAGTCGACGGTATCGGTGCCGGTCAGGGCCACGCGCAGCGGCCTGCACCTGATCGAGGCCTCGGTGTCCGGCGCCGCGACCCTGGCCTTCCTCGACACCGGCTCGACCACCACGGTCGGCAACATGGCCCTGATGCGCCAGGCGATCCGGCGCCAAGCGATCAGCGCCGACTGGGCCGACATCGAATTGCAGAGCCTGACGGGCCAGACGATCGTCGGGCGCCTGGCGGCCCTGAAGACCGTCAGCCTGGGCAAGGTCAATCTGCGCAACCTGCCGGTGGTCTTCGGCCCGGTGCATACGTTCGACTATTGGGGGCTGTCGGATCGCCCCGCGATCCTGATCGGAATCGACGTGCTGAACGCCTTCGAGTCCGTGGCGCTGGATTTCACGCGCGGCCAGGTGCACTTCCGCTTGCCTTCGGCCTAG
- a CDS encoding alpha/beta hydrolase yields the protein MTRRAGLIALTGSALSACSPLSLFATFTPKDAARSPEHGVAFGSDPRQKLDVYAPPKASSREAAPAPVAVFFYGGSWDSGRRQDYGWVGRALAAQGFLTIVPDYRLYPAVRYPSFLEDGALAVRWAVDHARRLGGDPGRIVLIGHSAGAYNAAMLALDERYLKAAGVDPKVVRAFAGLSGPYDFLPLDGPITRRTFGEAPDLPATQPGLYARPDSPPAFLGTGDGDTTVKPRNTRALAAALRAKGAAVEERHYAGLNHADTVLALSRPFRGKAPVLAEMTAFLKARVGEAT from the coding sequence ATGACGAGACGCGCCGGACTGATCGCCCTGACGGGGTCGGCGCTGTCGGCCTGTTCGCCCCTGTCGCTGTTCGCGACCTTCACGCCCAAGGACGCGGCGCGGAGCCCCGAGCACGGTGTCGCCTTCGGGAGCGATCCGCGACAGAAGCTGGACGTCTACGCGCCCCCGAAAGCGTCTTCGCGTGAGGCGGCCCCCGCGCCGGTCGCGGTGTTCTTCTACGGCGGATCCTGGGATTCCGGGCGGCGACAGGACTATGGCTGGGTCGGTCGAGCCTTGGCGGCCCAGGGCTTCCTGACGATCGTGCCGGACTATCGGCTGTATCCGGCGGTGCGCTATCCCAGCTTCCTCGAGGACGGCGCGCTGGCGGTGCGCTGGGCCGTGGACCATGCCCGGAGACTGGGCGGCGATCCCGGCCGGATCGTGCTGATCGGTCACTCGGCCGGGGCCTACAACGCCGCCATGCTGGCCCTGGACGAGCGTTATCTGAAGGCGGCCGGTGTCGATCCCAAGGTCGTGCGCGCCTTCGCCGGCCTGTCGGGGCCTTACGACTTCCTGCCGCTGGACGGGCCGATCACCCGCCGCACGTTCGGCGAGGCGCCCGACCTGCCGGCCACCCAGCCCGGCCTCTACGCCCGCCCCGACAGCCCGCCGGCCTTCCTGGGCACCGGCGACGGCGACACCACGGTCAAGCCGCGCAACACCCGAGCCCTGGCCGCCGCGCTGCGCGCCAAGGGCGCGGCGGTCGAGGAGCGTCACTATGCCGGCCTGAACCATGCCGACACCGTGCTGGCCCTGTCGCGTCCGTTCCGCGGCAAGGCGCCGGTGTTGGCCGAGATGACGGCGTTCCTGAAGGCGCGCGTGGGAGAGGCGACATGA
- the panD gene encoding aspartate 1-decarboxylase — MLLTMMKAKLHRATVTQADLDYEGSIAIDTDLLEAANILPNEQVDVLNITTGARFTTYAIAAPRGSKVIGVNGAAARLVQKNDTVIVVTYCQMPAEEARNYAPTVVLLEDGNRIKKAA; from the coding sequence ATGCTGTTGACGATGATGAAGGCCAAGCTTCACCGGGCCACCGTCACCCAGGCCGACCTCGACTACGAAGGCTCGATCGCCATCGACACCGACCTGTTGGAAGCCGCCAACATCCTGCCCAACGAGCAGGTCGACGTGCTGAACATCACCACCGGCGCCCGCTTCACCACCTACGCCATCGCCGCGCCGCGCGGCTCCAAGGTGATCGGCGTCAACGGCGCCGCCGCCCGGCTGGTGCAGAAGAACGACACCGTGATCGTCGTCACCTATTGCCAGATGCCGGCCGAGGAGGCCCGCAACTACGCCCCGACCGTCGTGCTGCTGGAAGACGGCAACCGCATCAAGAAGGCCGCCTGA
- a CDS encoding YidH family protein, translating to MSSQPQPKATPKRPARIELPPVPPLPQVSDKPEIASTQYSTHRTKLSTFRTQLSEHRTDLSEYRTDLSTYRTDLSTHRTEMSMRRTGMSFQRTRMSDDRTLMSVIRTSLSLIGFGFTIYQGFSKLHDAGAIANPNAPRNFGIALVCLGILMLIVGMVHHVQFMLELRRTRREMKRQGLVHGESRFPVSITFMVSLGLLLLGFLAIANMVFKLAVFG from the coding sequence ATGTCCAGTCAGCCGCAGCCGAAGGCCACGCCCAAGCGGCCCGCGCGCATTGAGTTACCGCCTGTGCCGCCCCTGCCGCAGGTGAGCGACAAGCCTGAAATCGCTTCGACCCAGTACTCCACCCACCGCACCAAGCTTTCGACGTTCCGAACCCAGCTGTCGGAGCACCGGACTGACCTGTCGGAATATCGCACCGACCTGTCGACCTACCGGACGGACCTCTCGACGCATCGCACCGAGATGTCGATGCGGCGCACGGGCATGTCGTTCCAGCGCACGCGGATGAGCGACGACCGCACGCTGATGTCGGTGATCCGCACCTCGCTGTCGCTGATCGGTTTCGGCTTCACGATCTACCAGGGCTTCTCCAAGCTCCACGACGCCGGAGCGATCGCCAATCCCAACGCGCCGCGCAATTTCGGCATCGCCCTGGTGTGCCTGGGCATCCTGATGCTGATCGTCGGCATGGTGCATCACGTGCAGTTCATGCTGGAGCTGCGGCGCACGCGGCGGGAGATGAAGCGCCAGGGGCTGGTGCATGGCGAGAGCCGGTTCCCGGTCTCGATCACCTTCATGGTATCGCTGGGCCTGCTGCTGCTGGGCTTCCTGGCGATCGCCAACATGGTCTTCAAGCTGGCGGTGTTTGGGTGA
- a CDS encoding M23 family metallopeptidase — MRRLLILSPLVLALALGACDDKTKPAAPSTPGGEVKTVASPEPGPPTPDDQPSDGGAEQPSSEPIPPAPGPPAQPATPPAPSPATFNHDAPGAIPAGQGHGYLDRTVWSPAMCWPLQDDAFANSQVYGHGGGMGPAGTSQCDTVNYALPWHDTFCEARSRDNPLCAGGGTGHQGQDIRPGACKKNLYWAVAAEKGVITDIGSYTVTLTSAAAPHRVYRYLHMQMAALAVKEGDTVTAGQKLGKVSNDFGGTPTTIHLHFELRAGVAGVTTDGKAVVLHTFLPPYMSLAEAYQRKLNGGTCG, encoded by the coding sequence ATGCGCAGGCTGCTGATCCTCTCGCCTCTCGTGCTGGCCCTGGCTCTCGGAGCTTGTGACGACAAGACCAAGCCCGCCGCCCCCTCCACGCCCGGCGGCGAAGTGAAGACCGTGGCCTCTCCCGAGCCCGGTCCGCCCACGCCCGACGACCAGCCGTCCGACGGCGGGGCCGAGCAGCCGTCCAGCGAGCCGATTCCGCCCGCGCCCGGTCCGCCGGCCCAGCCGGCCACGCCGCCCGCGCCTTCGCCCGCCACCTTCAATCACGACGCGCCGGGCGCGATCCCGGCCGGCCAGGGGCATGGCTATCTGGACCGCACCGTCTGGTCGCCGGCCATGTGCTGGCCGCTGCAGGACGACGCCTTCGCCAATTCCCAGGTCTACGGCCATGGCGGCGGCATGGGTCCGGCGGGCACCAGCCAGTGCGACACGGTCAACTACGCCCTGCCCTGGCACGACACCTTCTGCGAAGCCCGTTCGCGCGACAATCCGTTGTGCGCCGGCGGCGGCACGGGCCACCAGGGCCAGGACATCCGGCCGGGCGCCTGCAAGAAGAACCTGTACTGGGCGGTCGCGGCCGAGAAGGGCGTGATCACCGACATCGGCAGCTACACCGTCACCCTGACCTCGGCGGCCGCACCGCATAGGGTCTATCGCTACCTGCACATGCAGATGGCGGCCCTGGCGGTGAAGGAGGGCGACACGGTCACGGCCGGCCAGAAGCTGGGCAAGGTCAGCAACGACTTCGGCGGCACGCCCACCACGATCCACCTGCACTTCGAGCTACGGGCCGGGGTGGCGGGGGTGACCACCGACGGCAAGGCCGTGGTGCTGCACACCTTCCTGCCGCCGTATATGAGCCTGGCCGAGGCCTATCAGCGCAAGCTGAATGGGGGGACGTGCGGCTAG
- a CDS encoding bleomycin resistance protein, with protein sequence MTTILAAEPQLFVSDLPRACRFYVDTLGFEIAFSHGEPPSYAQVVRGGARLNLRHVDGPVFDEAFRERETDALAATLTLDDAGPLFREFQDADAPFHQMLRTEPWGARTFIVRDPDGNLILFAGKAG encoded by the coding sequence ATGACCACGATCCTGGCGGCCGAGCCGCAGCTGTTCGTCTCCGACCTGCCGCGCGCTTGCCGGTTCTATGTCGACACGCTGGGGTTCGAGATCGCCTTCAGCCACGGCGAACCGCCGTCCTACGCCCAGGTCGTCAGGGGCGGCGCCAGGCTAAACCTGCGCCACGTCGACGGACCGGTCTTTGATGAAGCGTTTCGCGAACGGGAGACCGACGCCCTGGCCGCGACGCTGACCTTGGACGACGCCGGGCCGCTGTTTCGCGAGTTCCAGGATGCGGACGCGCCCTTCCATCAGATGCTGCGCACCGAGCCCTGGGGCGCGCGCACCTTCATCGTGCGCGATCCGGACGGCAACCTGATCCTGTTCGCGGGCAAGGCCGGCTAG